The Caulobacter sp. FWC26 genome contains a region encoding:
- a CDS encoding porin family protein — MKTLIAATLVAGSVLAAPMFAQAQSSTDIYGSLNYGQTRTKGADTGAIQGRVGAKLTPYFGVEGEVAGGVDSDTVYTPGGPARVKMQHQVAGYAVGYLPVNPNLDLTARVGYGTTKFSTNNPAATQFDGSRDSWNYGVGAEYKLDGKNGIRADWTKSEYTKSDLNSNTVSVGYVRHF; from the coding sequence ATGAAAACTCTCATCGCTGCTACCCTGGTCGCTGGTTCGGTTCTCGCGGCCCCGATGTTCGCACAGGCCCAGAGCTCGACTGACATCTATGGTTCGCTGAACTATGGTCAAACTCGGACGAAGGGCGCTGACACCGGCGCAATTCAAGGGCGGGTCGGCGCCAAGCTTACGCCTTATTTTGGCGTCGAGGGCGAGGTCGCTGGCGGCGTCGATAGCGACACGGTCTACACGCCCGGCGGTCCGGCCCGCGTGAAGATGCAGCATCAGGTCGCGGGCTATGCGGTCGGCTATCTTCCCGTGAACCCCAACCTGGATCTGACCGCCCGGGTCGGCTACGGCACGACCAAATTCAGCACCAACAACCCGGCCGCGACGCAGTTCGACGGCAGCCGTGACAGCTGGAACTATGGCGTCGGCGCCGAGTACAAGCTGGATGGCAAGAACGGTATCCGCGCCGACTGGACGAAGTCCGAGTACACCAAGAGCGACCTCAACTCGAACACGGTGTCTGTCGGCTACGTCCGTCACTTCTAA
- the fljL gene encoding flagellin FljL translates to MLNSINTNPGALLALQNLNATNTELAATQGRINTGKKIANAKDNGAIWSMAKMQSANASSLNAVKDSLQRGQSTIDVALAAGDTITDLLTKMKEKALAASDTSLNTASFNALKADFESLRDQIAKAASNAKFNGVSLADGSTTKLAFLSNEDGSNFTVTAQTLSLTGIGLTAASTFTDAATAKTMIATITTSLQTATNKLSSLGTSSVGLDTHLTFVGKLQDSLDAGVGNLVDADLAKESAKLQSLQTKQQLGVQALSIANQTPQSILSLFKG, encoded by the coding sequence ATGCTGAACTCGATCAACACCAATCCTGGTGCGCTGCTGGCGCTCCAGAACCTGAACGCAACTAACACGGAGCTCGCCGCCACTCAGGGCCGTATTAACACCGGCAAGAAGATCGCTAACGCCAAGGACAACGGCGCGATCTGGTCGATGGCCAAAATGCAAAGCGCAAACGCTTCGTCCCTGAATGCGGTGAAGGACTCCCTCCAACGCGGTCAGTCGACGATCGATGTGGCGCTTGCTGCTGGCGACACCATCACCGATCTGCTCACGAAGATGAAGGAAAAGGCTCTGGCCGCTTCCGACACCTCGCTGAACACCGCCTCGTTCAACGCCCTCAAGGCGGACTTCGAGTCTCTGCGCGACCAAATTGCCAAGGCCGCGTCGAACGCGAAGTTCAATGGTGTCAGCCTCGCCGACGGCAGCACCACGAAGCTTGCTTTCCTGTCCAACGAAGACGGCAGCAACTTCACGGTGACCGCCCAGACCCTGTCCCTCACCGGGATTGGTCTGACGGCGGCGTCGACCTTCACCGATGCCGCTACGGCCAAGACCATGATCGCGACGATCACGACCTCGTTGCAGACGGCCACGAACAAGCTGTCGTCTCTGGGTACGTCCTCTGTCGGTCTGGATACGCACCTGACCTTCGTGGGCAAGCTGCAGGACAGCCTGGACGCCGGTGTCGGCAACCTGGTCGATGCGGACCTGGCGAAGGAAAGCGCCAAGCTCCAGTCGCTGCAAACCAAGCAGCAGCTGGGTGTTCAAGCGCTTTCGATCGCCAATCAGACGCCGCAGTCGATCCTGTCGCTGTTCAAGGGGTGA
- a CDS encoding sterol desaturase family protein → MLKAPFDPVQLAIPFFVLAIILEILLGRFGKAKANYETRDTAMSLSMGLGSTIAGVLFGGVVFATTVWVYQHRLFTIPMTAVWAWVAVFFLEDLTYYWFHRLAHERRFWWASHVNHHTSTHYNLSTALRQTWTGGVAGTWLLWLPLSFLGFPPAMVAIQKGISLVYQFWIHTEAVGRMPRWFEAVFNTPSHHRVHHARNPRYLDANYAGILIIWDRMFGTFIPEVDEEPCRYGTVKNLGNFNLLHNVFHEWVGIAKDVANSKSPKEALGYVFGPPGWSPDGSRDTSHTLKAKWRARVEAE, encoded by the coding sequence ATGCTGAAAGCCCCCTTTGACCCCGTCCAGCTGGCGATCCCGTTCTTCGTGCTGGCCATCATCCTGGAAATTCTGCTCGGCCGCTTCGGCAAGGCCAAGGCCAATTACGAGACGCGCGATACGGCCATGTCGCTCAGCATGGGCCTGGGCAGCACGATCGCTGGGGTGCTGTTCGGCGGCGTCGTGTTCGCCACCACCGTCTGGGTCTACCAGCACCGTCTGTTCACGATCCCGATGACGGCGGTCTGGGCCTGGGTCGCGGTCTTCTTCCTGGAGGACCTGACCTACTACTGGTTCCACCGTCTCGCGCACGAACGGCGGTTCTGGTGGGCGAGCCACGTCAACCACCACACCTCGACCCACTACAACCTGTCGACCGCCCTGCGGCAGACCTGGACCGGCGGCGTCGCCGGAACGTGGCTGCTTTGGCTGCCGCTGTCGTTCCTGGGCTTCCCGCCGGCCATGGTGGCGATCCAGAAGGGGATCAGCCTCGTCTACCAATTTTGGATCCACACCGAGGCGGTGGGGCGCATGCCGCGCTGGTTCGAGGCGGTGTTCAACACCCCCTCGCATCACCGCGTCCACCACGCGCGCAATCCGCGCTATCTGGACGCCAACTACGCGGGCATCCTGATCATCTGGGACCGGATGTTCGGCACCTTCATCCCCGAGGTCGACGAGGAGCCCTGCCGCTATGGCACGGTTAAGAACCTCGGCAACTTCAACCTGTTGCACAACGTCTTCCACGAGTGGGTCGGCATCGCCAAGGACGTCGCGAACTCAAAGTCGCCCAAGGAGGCGCTGGGCTATGTGTTCGGCCCGCCGGGCTGGAGCCCGGATGGGTCGCGCGACACCTCCCACACGCTCAAGGCCAAGTGGCGGGCGCGGGTGGAGGCTGAGTAG
- the flbT gene encoding flagellar biosynthesis repressor FlbT: MPLKLSLKPGEKFVLNGAVVQNGDRRGVLVLQNKASVLREKDIMQPDQVTTPARHIYFPVMMMYLDESGAEKFYEEFATRLNEFMGVVRNPVVLQDCIAISKHVMAREYYKALMLSRKLIEYEDERLGHVSSGVSAGGDAG, from the coding sequence GTGCCTTTGAAGCTGTCGCTGAAGCCCGGAGAAAAGTTCGTTCTCAACGGCGCCGTGGTCCAGAACGGAGATCGGCGCGGGGTTCTGGTTCTCCAGAACAAGGCCTCCGTCCTTCGCGAGAAGGACATCATGCAGCCGGATCAGGTGACGACGCCCGCGCGTCACATCTATTTCCCGGTGATGATGATGTATCTCGACGAGAGCGGCGCTGAGAAGTTTTACGAGGAATTCGCTACGCGCCTTAACGAATTTATGGGTGTTGTGCGTAATCCTGTGGTCCTTCAGGACTGCATCGCCATTTCGAAGCACGTGATGGCGCGAGAATACTACAAGGCTCTAATGCTGAGCCGGAAGCTTATCGAGTACGAAGACGAGAGGTTGGGGCATGTCTCTTCGGGCGTATCAGCAGGCGGCGACGCGGGCTGA
- a CDS encoding tetratricopeptide repeat protein encodes MSRKSALESSASALAQADVGVSGIHPSVIANAMGDSASAEALDRLNRAAQGTKNVENAKALGRAIQAVQLQDYAKADKLALKLLEKDERLGLAWHILAIAREKTGDFASSLRAYEAALTLLPDHGPVAGDLGRLAFRMNMPELAAKFFAHYRLSRPDDVEGANNLACALRELNRESEAIEVLKAALNANPEAPVLWNTLGTVLCNIGDGAGSIVFFDEALRLAPDFSKAYHNRAFAKLDLGDIESALVDCEAAMRNPGSPEDLAMMQFARATILLALGRVSEGWDAYESRFSPALTDAPRFQIPGVRWSGQDLKGKSLMITTEQGLGDEVMFANMLPDIVEALGPDGFLSLAVERRLAPLFARSFPNVEVTAHRTVAYEGRVFRAAPHIENWDRFDYWAAIGDFLPSLRPSAEAFPKRPAFLQPDPARVAHWKAQLEKLGPGPKVGLLWKSLKLNAERARQFSPFHLWEPVLHTPGVVFVNLQYGDCDEEIAFAKQELGVEIWQPEGIDLKADLDDVAALCAAVDLVIGFSNATINLAGAVGTPIFMLTGASSWTRLGTDYYPWYPSVRCFVTEQYGVWEPTMGRVAEALRDLAAS; translated from the coding sequence ATGTCCCGCAAAAGCGCCCTGGAATCCTCGGCAAGCGCCCTCGCCCAAGCCGATGTCGGCGTCTCCGGGATCCATCCGAGCGTCATCGCCAACGCGATGGGCGACTCGGCCTCAGCCGAGGCGCTGGACCGGCTTAACCGCGCCGCCCAGGGGACCAAGAACGTCGAGAACGCCAAGGCCTTGGGGCGCGCGATCCAGGCCGTGCAGTTGCAGGACTACGCCAAGGCCGACAAGCTGGCGCTGAAGCTGTTGGAAAAGGACGAGCGCCTGGGTCTGGCCTGGCACATCCTGGCGATCGCCCGCGAGAAGACCGGCGACTTCGCCTCCTCTCTTCGCGCCTATGAAGCCGCGCTGACCTTGCTGCCGGACCACGGCCCGGTGGCGGGCGATCTGGGCCGCCTGGCCTTCCGCATGAATATGCCCGAGTTGGCGGCCAAGTTCTTCGCGCATTACCGACTCTCACGGCCCGACGACGTCGAGGGCGCCAACAACCTGGCCTGCGCGCTCCGCGAATTGAACCGCGAAAGCGAGGCCATCGAAGTCCTGAAGGCCGCACTGAACGCCAATCCCGAAGCGCCAGTTTTGTGGAACACGCTTGGCACGGTTCTTTGCAACATCGGGGATGGCGCGGGCTCCATTGTCTTCTTCGACGAGGCGCTTCGCCTCGCGCCGGACTTCTCCAAGGCCTACCACAACCGCGCCTTCGCCAAGCTGGACCTCGGCGACATCGAGAGCGCGCTCGTCGATTGCGAAGCGGCGATGCGCAATCCCGGGTCGCCCGAAGACCTTGCGATGATGCAGTTCGCCCGCGCGACGATCCTGTTGGCTCTGGGGCGCGTGTCCGAGGGCTGGGACGCTTACGAATCGCGCTTCTCGCCGGCCCTGACCGACGCGCCGCGCTTCCAGATTCCCGGCGTTCGGTGGTCGGGCCAGGATCTGAAGGGCAAGTCCCTGATGATCACGACCGAACAGGGCCTGGGCGACGAGGTGATGTTCGCCAACATGCTGCCAGATATCGTCGAGGCCTTGGGTCCGGACGGCTTCCTGTCGCTTGCGGTCGAGCGTCGCTTGGCGCCCCTGTTCGCCCGATCGTTCCCGAACGTCGAGGTGACGGCGCACCGCACGGTGGCTTACGAAGGCAGAGTCTTCAGGGCCGCGCCGCATATCGAGAATTGGGATCGCTTCGACTACTGGGCGGCGATCGGCGATTTCCTGCCCAGCCTGCGCCCCTCGGCCGAGGCGTTTCCCAAACGGCCGGCCTTCCTTCAGCCGGATCCGGCCCGGGTGGCGCACTGGAAGGCGCAACTCGAAAAGCTTGGTCCCGGCCCCAAGGTCGGCCTTCTCTGGAAAAGCCTCAAGCTTAACGCTGAACGCGCGCGGCAGTTTTCGCCGTTCCACCTGTGGGAGCCGGTTCTCCACACGCCAGGTGTGGTGTTCGTGAACCTGCAGTATGGCGACTGCGACGAAGAGATCGCCTTCGCCAAGCAGGAGCTGGGCGTCGAAATCTGGCAGCCGGAAGGCATCGATCTGAAAGCCGACCTCGACGACGTCGCGGCGCTGTGCGCGGCGGTCGATCTGGTCATTGGCTTCTCGAACGCCACCATCAACCTGGCCGGCGCCGTAGGCACGCCGATCTTTATGCTCACCGGCGCGTCGTCCTGGACCCGCCTGGGGACTGACTACTATCCCTGGTATCCGAGCGTGCGCTGCTTCGTCACCGAGCAGTACGGGGTCTGGGAGCCGACCATGGGCCGCGTGGCCGAGGCTCTGCGCGATTTGGCCGCATCCTGA
- a CDS encoding beta-ketoacyl-ACP synthase III gives MPQAVIAATGLYTPPHSISNAELVEAFNTFVERFNAANAEAIAAGEVVALAPSSPEFIEKASGIKSRFVMNKSGIVDPEIMRPIIPERPNEEISILAEMAVEAAKQAIERWGKPASEIGAVICAASNMQRAYPAMAIEVQQALGIEGFAFDMNVACSSATFGIKTAADFVTSGSAKAVLMVNPEICSGHLNFQDRDSHFIFGDVATAVIIEDADQAQGGWEIVGTRLKTQFSNNIRNNFGFLNRAAPEGIGAKDKLFVQEGRKVFREVVPMVSEMIVEHARDLGVDPTGLKRLWLHQANINMNEMIGRKVLGRDPAPGENVIILDEYANTSSAGSIIAFHSANDDFAAGETGLICSFGAGYSAGTVFVRKR, from the coding sequence TTGCCGCAAGCCGTCATCGCCGCCACGGGGCTGTACACCCCACCCCACAGCATCTCGAACGCCGAACTGGTCGAGGCCTTCAACACCTTTGTCGAACGCTTCAACGCCGCCAACGCAGAGGCCATCGCGGCCGGCGAGGTGGTTGCGCTCGCCCCCTCCTCGCCCGAGTTCATTGAGAAAGCTTCGGGCATCAAGTCGCGCTTCGTGATGAACAAGAGCGGGATCGTCGATCCCGAGATCATGCGACCGATCATTCCCGAACGTCCGAACGAAGAAATCTCGATCCTCGCCGAAATGGCCGTGGAAGCCGCCAAGCAGGCGATCGAGCGCTGGGGCAAACCGGCGTCCGAGATCGGCGCGGTGATCTGCGCGGCTTCGAACATGCAGCGCGCCTATCCGGCCATGGCCATCGAGGTCCAGCAGGCGCTGGGCATCGAAGGTTTCGCCTTCGACATGAACGTCGCCTGCTCGTCGGCGACCTTCGGCATCAAGACCGCCGCCGACTTCGTGACCAGCGGCAGCGCCAAGGCGGTGCTGATGGTCAATCCCGAGATCTGCTCGGGGCACCTCAACTTCCAGGACCGCGACAGCCACTTCATCTTCGGGGACGTCGCCACGGCCGTGATCATCGAGGACGCCGACCAGGCGCAGGGCGGCTGGGAGATCGTCGGCACGCGCCTGAAGACCCAGTTCTCGAACAACATCCGCAACAACTTCGGCTTCCTCAATCGCGCCGCGCCCGAGGGGATCGGGGCCAAGGACAAGCTCTTCGTCCAGGAAGGCCGCAAGGTGTTCCGCGAGGTGGTGCCGATGGTCAGCGAAATGATCGTCGAACACGCCAGGGACCTGGGCGTGGACCCGACCGGCCTCAAGCGGCTGTGGCTGCACCAAGCCAATATCAACATGAACGAGATGATCGGTCGCAAGGTGCTGGGTCGGGATCCCGCGCCGGGCGAGAACGTCATCATTCTGGACGAGTACGCCAACACCAGCTCGGCCGGCTCGATCATCGCCTTCCACTCGGCCAATGACGACTTCGCCGCCGGCGAGACGGGCCTGATCTGCAGCTTTGGTGCGGGTTATTCGGCGGGCACGGTGTTCGTCCGCAAGCGCTGA
- the pseH gene encoding UDP-4-amino-4,6-dideoxy-N-acetyl-beta-L-altrosamine N-acetyltransferase, translated as MVTVRLREVVEGDRERLLAWRNSPDVSAYMYSDHKIGHEEHDHWFDVARHDPRRRYWVIEADGEPVGLANLADIDFAHRRCAWAYYLASPKVRGLGVGSFVEFQIIEYVFGQLGLNKLWCEVLISNESVWRLHELYGFQREALFRQHVMKQGHEVDVVGLGLLSCDWAVRREAMAERLRGKGFEIPSQVHQAA; from the coding sequence ATGGTCACGGTGCGATTGCGCGAGGTTGTTGAAGGGGATCGCGAACGGCTTCTGGCGTGGCGCAACAGTCCCGACGTTTCCGCCTACATGTACTCCGACCACAAGATCGGCCACGAGGAGCACGATCACTGGTTCGATGTGGCGCGGCACGATCCCCGCCGTCGCTACTGGGTTATCGAGGCGGATGGCGAGCCGGTCGGACTGGCTAACCTGGCCGATATCGACTTCGCCCACCGTCGCTGCGCCTGGGCCTACTATCTGGCGAGCCCCAAAGTGCGCGGTCTGGGCGTCGGCTCGTTCGTCGAGTTTCAGATCATCGAGTACGTGTTCGGCCAACTGGGCCTGAACAAACTTTGGTGCGAGGTCCTGATCTCGAACGAGAGCGTCTGGCGGCTGCATGAACTGTACGGTTTCCAGCGCGAAGCTCTCTTCCGGCAACATGTGATGAAGCAGGGCCACGAGGTTGATGTGGTTGGCCTGGGCCTGTTGTCATGCGACTGGGCGGTGCGCCGAGAGGCCATGGCCGAGCGCTTGCGCGGCAAGGGTTTCGAAATCCCGTCCCAAGTTCACCAAGCCGCCTGA
- the flaF gene encoding flagellar biosynthesis regulator FlaF, protein MSLRAYQQAATRAENPREMEYRLFGQVTRALLDASQAPADDIATRIDALDWNRKVWSALATDCALPENQLPMELRASIISLSLWVGRHSSAVMRKEEDFEPLIEINRMIMQGLAGRADAS, encoded by the coding sequence ATGTCTCTTCGGGCGTATCAGCAGGCGGCGACGCGGGCTGAGAATCCCCGTGAAATGGAGTACCGCCTGTTCGGGCAGGTGACGCGCGCCCTGTTGGATGCGTCGCAGGCCCCGGCGGACGACATCGCCACGCGGATCGATGCGCTGGACTGGAACCGCAAGGTCTGGTCTGCGCTTGCGACCGATTGCGCGCTCCCGGAAAACCAGCTCCCAATGGAGCTGCGCGCCAGCATCATTTCGCTCAGCCTCTGGGTCGGTCGGCACTCCAGCGCGGTGATGCGCAAGGAGGAGGATTTCGAGCCCCTGATCGAAATCAACCGGATGATCATGCAGGGCTTGGCGGGGCGCGCCGACGCGTCCTGA
- a CDS encoding NAD(P)H-dependent oxidoreductase, producing the protein MLLEKLNWRYATKKMDPTKVVSEDKVERIVEAARLAPTSSGLQPFEIIVLTNAEVREKIKAIGWNQSPITDGSHLLVFAAWDNYTAERINHMFDLVNEVRGFRNEGWENYRQMLLSTYPQRDAETNFEHAARQAYIAFGLALAQAAFEGVDATPMEGFDPKALDEILGLRERGLRSVTIAPLGYRQAEGDWLVNLQKVRRPRDQFVTEVK; encoded by the coding sequence GTGCTGCTTGAAAAACTGAACTGGCGCTACGCCACCAAGAAGATGGATCCGACCAAGGTCGTCTCCGAGGACAAGGTCGAGCGGATCGTGGAAGCTGCACGATTGGCCCCGACGTCCAGCGGGCTGCAGCCCTTCGAGATCATCGTCCTCACAAACGCCGAGGTCCGCGAAAAGATCAAGGCTATCGGCTGGAACCAGAGCCCCATCACCGACGGCTCGCACCTGCTGGTCTTCGCGGCTTGGGATAACTACACCGCCGAGCGGATCAACCATATGTTCGACCTCGTCAACGAGGTGCGTGGTTTCCGGAACGAAGGCTGGGAAAACTATCGCCAGATGCTTCTGTCGACCTATCCGCAGCGCGACGCCGAGACGAACTTCGAGCACGCCGCCCGCCAGGCCTACATCGCGTTTGGCCTCGCCTTGGCTCAGGCGGCCTTTGAGGGCGTCGATGCGACCCCGATGGAAGGTTTCGATCCCAAGGCTCTGGACGAGATCCTCGGCCTCCGGGAGCGCGGACTGCGCTCGGTGACGATTGCCCCGCTAGGCTATCGTCAGGCCGAGGGCGACTGGCTGGTGAACCTGCAGAAGGTCCGTCGCCCGCGCGACCAGTTTGTCACCGAGGTGAAATAA
- a CDS encoding YfbR-like 5'-deoxynucleotidase → MAKGLQRGGPPRAWQRMLSGRRLDLLDPSPMDIEIEDIAHGLARVARWNGQTVGEHGFSVAQHSLVVEEIAAHMKPDLEPRWRLAALLHDASEYVIGDMISPFKAALGVSYKDFETRLEDAIHIRFGLPVKTPAPIKKLIKQADRACAFFEATQLAGFERAESLTIFGAPPAGYDLQITPLAPFEAQARYVQRFHVLSRAAGYESAPDAAFETE, encoded by the coding sequence GTGGCCAAAGGGCTGCAAAGGGGCGGACCGCCCCGTGCATGGCAGAGAATGCTCTCCGGACGTCGGCTCGACCTGCTCGACCCGTCGCCGATGGATATCGAGATCGAGGACATCGCCCATGGTCTGGCGCGCGTCGCGCGCTGGAACGGACAGACCGTGGGCGAGCATGGCTTTTCGGTGGCCCAGCACAGCCTTGTGGTCGAAGAGATCGCCGCGCACATGAAGCCGGATCTGGAGCCGCGATGGCGCCTCGCGGCGCTACTGCACGACGCCAGCGAGTATGTGATAGGCGACATGATCAGCCCGTTCAAGGCGGCGCTGGGCGTCAGCTACAAGGATTTTGAGACCCGGCTGGAAGACGCGATCCACATCCGCTTCGGCCTGCCGGTAAAGACCCCCGCCCCGATCAAGAAGCTGATCAAGCAAGCCGACCGCGCCTGCGCCTTCTTCGAAGCCACCCAGCTGGCGGGCTTCGAGCGCGCCGAGTCCCTGACGATCTTCGGCGCTCCGCCGGCGGGGTATGATCTGCAGATCACGCCCCTGGCGCCCTTCGAGGCCCAGGCGCGCTATGTTCAGCGCTTCCATGTGCTGTCGCGCGCAGCGGGCTATGAGTCTGCGCCCGACGCGGCGTTTGAAACCGAGTAG
- the tcyJ gene encoding cystine ABC transporter substrate-binding protein gives MRFPARRAVLSGLGLAVLAACGKKPDDGASGWERIKASGKLRVGLEGTYPPFNFQDKSGQLAGFEVDFAKALAQQLGLKVEFSPAPFAGLLGSLESGRVDVVINQITITPDRQAKYDFSEPYTVSGIQIIALKGKPAPTGPEDLAGKKVGVGLGTNYEQWVRANVPSADVRTYDDDPTKYQDLRAGRIDAVLNDRLVAADFVKTSPEFVASGQPFAAQGSGVAMKKDPGLKIVINQAIDALRANGKLAAISQQWFGMDVTH, from the coding sequence ATGCGATTCCCTGCCCGCCGCGCCGTTCTCTCCGGCCTTGGCCTCGCCGTGCTGGCCGCTTGCGGCAAGAAGCCCGATGACGGCGCCAGCGGCTGGGAACGGATCAAGGCCTCCGGCAAGTTGCGCGTGGGCCTGGAAGGGACGTATCCGCCCTTCAACTTCCAGGACAAGTCCGGTCAGTTGGCCGGATTCGAGGTCGATTTCGCCAAGGCGCTAGCCCAGCAGCTGGGTCTGAAGGTCGAGTTCAGCCCGGCCCCGTTCGCCGGCCTGCTGGGCTCTCTGGAATCGGGCCGTGTCGACGTGGTGATCAACCAGATCACCATCACCCCCGACCGTCAGGCCAAGTACGACTTCTCCGAGCCCTACACCGTCTCGGGCATCCAGATTATCGCGTTGAAGGGCAAACCTGCGCCGACGGGTCCGGAGGATCTTGCCGGCAAGAAGGTCGGGGTGGGGCTGGGCACGAACTACGAGCAGTGGGTTCGCGCCAATGTTCCCAGCGCGGACGTGCGGACCTATGACGACGATCCGACCAAGTACCAGGACCTGCGCGCGGGCCGTATCGACGCGGTACTGAACGATCGTCTTGTCGCCGCCGACTTCGTGAAGACCTCGCCGGAATTCGTGGCTTCCGGCCAGCCGTTCGCCGCCCAAGGGTCGGGCGTGGCGATGAAAAAGGACCCGGGCCTAAAGATCGTGATCAATCAAGCCATCGACGCCCTGCGCGCCAACGGCAAGCTCGCCGCGATCTCGCAGCAGTGGTTTGGCATGGACGTCACGCACTAG
- a CDS encoding universal stress protein, producing MSWARIMVPLAGTPNDQGVLTSAATLATAFKAELACVHAPADMADLMPWMGEGFMGGVQVTALESLKEAAQEGAKAVGKLAADLGYGRTRVITLESPVWAGLAMEGRLSDVIVFDDASARGKGPLAEAFQQLVADEQRPTLVARPGFRTDGVALVAWDGGKEASRAVRTALPLLEKASAVIVAGAPAASSRAFELGRLVDFLAARGVTARARTLEGSSDAASLLLGAAKDVNANLLVAGAFGHPRLQEFIFGGTTRTLLGSEGPSLFLSH from the coding sequence ATGAGTTGGGCGAGAATCATGGTTCCGCTGGCCGGAACCCCGAACGACCAAGGCGTCCTGACCTCCGCCGCGACCCTCGCGACGGCCTTCAAGGCTGAACTGGCCTGTGTCCATGCGCCCGCCGACATGGCGGACCTGATGCCTTGGATGGGCGAGGGCTTCATGGGCGGCGTGCAGGTTACGGCGCTGGAAAGCCTCAAGGAAGCGGCTCAAGAGGGCGCGAAGGCGGTTGGCAAGCTGGCTGCGGACCTCGGCTATGGCCGCACGCGCGTCATCACCCTGGAATCGCCGGTCTGGGCGGGCCTGGCGATGGAGGGGCGCCTGTCCGACGTCATCGTGTTCGATGATGCGTCGGCGCGCGGCAAGGGGCCGCTGGCCGAAGCGTTCCAGCAACTGGTCGCTGACGAGCAAAGGCCCACCTTGGTCGCCCGGCCGGGCTTCCGGACAGATGGCGTCGCTCTTGTGGCCTGGGACGGCGGCAAGGAAGCCAGCCGGGCGGTCCGCACCGCGCTGCCGCTGCTTGAGAAGGCCAGCGCCGTCATCGTGGCCGGCGCGCCCGCCGCCTCGTCGCGCGCGTTCGAACTTGGTCGTTTGGTCGACTTCCTTGCCGCGCGAGGGGTGACGGCCCGCGCGCGGACGCTGGAAGGAAGCAGCGACGCCGCCTCGCTTCTATTAGGCGCGGCCAAGGACGTGAACGCGAACCTCCTGGTCGCCGGCGCGTTCGGTCACCCGAGGTTGCAGGAGTTCATTTTTGGCGGGACAACCCGAACGTTACTCGGCAGCGAAGGGCCGTCCTTGTTCCTGTCGCACTAG
- a CDS encoding MoxR family ATPase: MSQRFEGTSDYVATDDLKVAVNAAVALERPLLIKGEPGTGKTVLAYEVAKAMGAPLITWHIKSTTKAQQGLYEYDAVTRLRDSQLGDERVKDVKNYIKKGKLWEAFESEVRPVLLIDEIDKADIEFPNDLLQELDRMEFFVYETGETIKAKVRPVMIITSNNEKELPDAFLRRCFFHYIRFPEAETMQAIVDVHFPGIKQKLVAEALRIFYDMRKVPGLKKKPSTSELLDWLKLLLVEDIDETILREKDPTKLIPPLHGALLKNEQDVHLFERLAFLARREGSGGRPGQ; encoded by the coding sequence ATGAGCCAGCGCTTCGAAGGCACTTCCGACTATGTGGCCACCGACGACCTGAAGGTCGCGGTCAACGCTGCGGTCGCTCTTGAACGTCCTTTGCTGATCAAGGGCGAGCCCGGCACCGGCAAGACGGTCCTGGCCTATGAAGTCGCCAAGGCGATGGGCGCGCCGCTAATCACCTGGCACATCAAGTCGACGACCAAGGCCCAGCAAGGCCTCTACGAGTACGACGCCGTCACCCGCCTGCGCGACAGCCAACTGGGCGACGAGCGCGTCAAGGACGTCAAGAACTACATCAAGAAGGGCAAGCTCTGGGAAGCTTTCGAGAGCGAAGTCCGCCCCGTGCTGCTGATCGACGAGATCGACAAGGCCGATATCGAGTTCCCGAACGACCTCCTGCAGGAGCTCGATCGCATGGAGTTCTTCGTCTACGAGACCGGCGAGACCATCAAGGCCAAGGTGCGGCCGGTGATGATCATCACCTCGAACAATGAGAAGGAACTGCCTGACGCGTTCCTTCGCCGCTGCTTCTTCCACTACATCCGCTTCCCGGAAGCCGAGACGATGCAGGCCATCGTCGACGTCCACTTCCCGGGCATCAAGCAGAAGCTCGTCGCCGAGGCGCTGCGCATCTTCTACGACATGCGCAAGGTGCCCGGTCTGAAGAAGAAGCCTTCCACCTCGGAATTGCTGGACTGGCTGAAGCTGTTGCTGGTCGAGGACATCGACGAGACGATCCTGCGCGAAAAAGACCCCACCAAGCTGATCCCGCCGCTGCATGGGGCCTTGCTGAAGAACGAGCAGGACGTTCACCTGTTCGAACGCCTGGCGTTCCTGGCGCGTCGGGAAGGTTCCGGCGGTCGTCCTGGGCAGTAG